In one Pseudarthrobacter oxydans genomic region, the following are encoded:
- the gltB gene encoding glutamate synthase large subunit — MTQTLHTPSWSEPDQPETAMSPFKRFAALPEARGLYNPEQEKDACGLAIIATLRGEPGYDIVDAALTALRNLEHRGAVGADEGTGDGAGLLMQIPDEFFRAVTDFELPAPGQYVAGTAFLPAEQREADAAKAGIEGLAADEGLKVLGWREVPIVADLVGAMARACMPYFSQPFLASATGEELDRNELDSRAWRIRKRAQNKFGVYFPSLSSRTIVYKGMLTTAQLEPFYPDLSDKRFKTKLAIVHSRFSTNTFPSWPLAQPFRTIAHNGEINTVKGNRNWMRARQSQLANPLLGDTPEELYPICTPGASDSASFDEVAELLWLSGRPITHSIMMMIPEAWENHATMDPARRAFYEYHSLLMEPWDGPAAVSFTDGNLVGATLDRNGLRPGRFWITEDGLIVFASEVGVIDVEPSKVVKKGRVSPGKMFLVDTDAGRIIDDEEVKAEVAAANPWAEWVKDNLIDLNDLPEREHVVHTAASVNIRQRTFGYTTEELKILLGPMARTGAEPLGAMGSDTPVAVLSKRPRLLFDYFVQSFAQVTNPPLDAIREELVTSLTCAIGPNGNLLDTKQVRQPQVQLPFPVINNDQLAKIANIENADGDKVAMKVRGLYRPEGGENALRARLTEICEQVSGAINRGVQYVVLSDRDSNAQWAPIPSLLLVSAVHHHLLRSANRTKTALVVEAGDVRETHHVAVLIGYGASAVNPYLAMESVEQLIAAGDVTGVTPQDGVYNLIKGLGKGVLKIMSKMGISTVASYTGAQTFEALGLGQDLVDEFFAGTHSQLGGVGLDVIAAEVSARHQMAYPEGGIEQPHRPLLGGGEYQWRRDGEPHLFNPETVFRLQHATRERRYDIFKAYTRGVDDQSQNLMTLRGLLKFKNERPAVPLEEVEPVSSIVKRFSTGAMSYGSISQEAHETLAIAMNQLGGKSNTGEGGEDVDRLLDPKRRSAVKQIASGRFGVTSLYLTNADDIQIKMAQGAKPGEGGQLMAQKVYPWVARTRHSTPGVGLISPPPHHDIYSIEDLAQLIYDAKRANPSARVHVKLVSEVGIGTVAAGVTKAKADVVLVSGHDGGTGASPLNSLKHAGVPWELGLAETQQTLMLNGLRDRVVVQVDGQLKTGRDVVIAALLGGEEFGFATAPLVVEGCIMMRVCHLDTCPVGVATQNPELRARFTGKPEFVVNFFEFLAEEVREILAELGFRSLEEAIGHAEVLDARDAVNHWKADGLDLDPILHGLEFDDDAPLRNLTGQNHELDKHFDQRLITMATEALTDRSPVKIAVDVINTDRSVGTMLGHVVTKTFGTDVLATDTIDITLSGTAGQSLGAFLPAGITLRLYGDSNDYVGKGLSGGRIIVRPDRTNVFKAETNVIAGNVIGYGATSGEMFLRGQVGERFLVRNSGATAVVEGIGDHGCEYMTGGQTLIIGRTGRNFGAGMSGGTAYVLDLDTARVNKEALQSGELQLRELDAEDRDIVHGLLVKHVEETDSQLAARLLENFDDTAARITKVLPRDYAAVLQTRLDAIEEGLDPDGEEVWSRILEVTGG, encoded by the coding sequence ATGACCCAAACTCTTCACACTCCCAGCTGGTCTGAACCAGATCAGCCTGAGACTGCCATGTCGCCGTTCAAGCGCTTCGCGGCCCTTCCGGAGGCACGCGGGCTCTACAACCCGGAGCAGGAGAAGGACGCCTGCGGTCTTGCGATCATCGCCACCCTCCGCGGAGAGCCCGGCTATGACATCGTGGACGCCGCCCTCACCGCCCTGCGCAACCTTGAGCACCGCGGTGCGGTGGGTGCGGACGAGGGCACCGGTGACGGCGCCGGCCTCCTCATGCAGATCCCGGACGAATTCTTCCGTGCAGTTACGGACTTCGAACTTCCCGCCCCCGGCCAGTACGTGGCCGGCACCGCTTTCCTTCCCGCCGAACAGCGCGAGGCCGACGCCGCCAAGGCCGGGATCGAGGGCCTCGCGGCTGACGAGGGCCTGAAGGTCCTCGGCTGGCGCGAAGTGCCTATCGTCGCCGACCTGGTGGGTGCCATGGCACGCGCCTGCATGCCCTACTTCTCCCAGCCGTTCCTGGCCTCCGCCACCGGCGAGGAGCTTGACCGCAACGAACTGGACTCCCGCGCGTGGCGGATCCGCAAACGGGCCCAGAACAAGTTCGGCGTGTACTTCCCGTCGCTGTCCTCGCGCACCATTGTCTACAAGGGCATGCTCACCACTGCACAGCTTGAGCCGTTCTACCCGGACCTTTCGGACAAGCGCTTCAAGACCAAGCTGGCGATCGTCCACTCGCGCTTCTCCACCAACACGTTCCCCTCCTGGCCCCTGGCCCAGCCGTTCCGCACCATCGCCCACAACGGTGAAATCAACACCGTCAAGGGCAACCGGAACTGGATGCGCGCCCGCCAGTCCCAGCTCGCCAACCCGCTGCTGGGCGATACGCCGGAAGAGCTGTACCCGATCTGCACCCCGGGTGCCTCGGACTCCGCGTCCTTCGACGAGGTGGCCGAGCTGCTGTGGCTCTCCGGCCGCCCCATCACGCACTCCATCATGATGATGATCCCCGAGGCCTGGGAAAACCACGCCACCATGGATCCGGCCCGCCGCGCGTTCTACGAGTACCACTCCCTCCTGATGGAACCGTGGGACGGCCCGGCGGCCGTCTCCTTCACCGACGGCAACCTCGTGGGCGCCACCCTGGACCGCAACGGCCTGCGCCCTGGCCGCTTCTGGATCACCGAGGACGGCCTGATCGTCTTCGCGTCCGAAGTGGGCGTCATCGACGTCGAACCCTCCAAGGTGGTCAAGAAGGGCCGCGTCTCCCCGGGCAAGATGTTCCTGGTGGACACCGACGCCGGCCGCATCATCGACGACGAAGAGGTCAAGGCCGAAGTCGCCGCCGCCAACCCGTGGGCGGAGTGGGTCAAGGATAACCTGATCGACCTCAACGATCTTCCCGAGCGCGAGCACGTGGTCCACACCGCCGCGTCGGTGAACATTCGCCAGCGCACCTTCGGCTACACCACCGAGGAACTGAAGATTCTGCTCGGCCCGATGGCCCGCACCGGCGCAGAGCCGCTGGGCGCCATGGGCTCGGACACCCCGGTGGCCGTGCTGTCCAAGCGCCCGCGCCTGCTTTTCGACTACTTCGTGCAGTCCTTCGCGCAGGTGACCAACCCGCCGCTGGATGCCATCCGCGAAGAACTTGTCACATCGCTGACCTGTGCCATCGGCCCCAACGGCAACCTCCTGGATACCAAGCAGGTGCGCCAGCCGCAGGTCCAGCTTCCGTTCCCGGTCATCAACAACGACCAGCTTGCCAAGATCGCCAACATCGAGAACGCCGACGGCGACAAGGTGGCCATGAAGGTCCGCGGGCTCTACCGCCCGGAGGGCGGCGAGAACGCGCTCCGTGCCCGGCTCACCGAGATCTGCGAGCAGGTCTCCGGCGCCATCAACCGCGGAGTCCAGTACGTGGTGCTGTCCGACCGCGACTCCAACGCGCAGTGGGCGCCCATCCCGTCGCTGCTGCTTGTCAGCGCCGTGCACCACCACCTGCTCCGCAGCGCCAACCGCACCAAGACCGCACTGGTGGTCGAGGCCGGCGACGTCCGCGAGACGCACCATGTGGCTGTCCTGATCGGTTACGGCGCTTCCGCGGTCAACCCGTACCTGGCCATGGAATCCGTGGAGCAGCTCATCGCTGCCGGCGACGTCACCGGTGTCACCCCGCAGGACGGCGTCTATAACCTGATCAAGGGCCTCGGCAAGGGCGTCCTGAAGATCATGTCCAAGATGGGCATCTCCACGGTGGCCTCCTACACCGGCGCCCAGACATTCGAAGCGCTTGGCCTGGGCCAGGACCTCGTGGACGAATTCTTCGCCGGCACCCACTCGCAGCTGGGCGGCGTGGGCCTGGACGTCATCGCCGCGGAAGTTTCGGCCCGCCACCAGATGGCCTACCCCGAGGGCGGCATCGAGCAGCCCCACCGCCCGCTGCTGGGCGGCGGCGAATACCAGTGGCGCCGCGACGGCGAGCCCCACCTGTTCAACCCGGAGACCGTCTTCCGGCTGCAGCACGCAACCCGTGAGCGCCGCTACGACATCTTCAAGGCCTACACTCGCGGCGTGGACGACCAGTCGCAGAACCTGATGACCCTCCGCGGCCTCCTCAAGTTCAAGAACGAGCGCCCCGCTGTTCCGCTTGAGGAAGTTGAGCCGGTGTCCAGCATCGTCAAACGGTTCTCCACGGGTGCCATGAGCTACGGCTCCATCTCCCAGGAGGCCCACGAAACGCTGGCCATCGCCATGAACCAGCTGGGCGGCAAGTCCAACACCGGCGAAGGCGGCGAGGACGTGGACCGCCTGCTTGACCCGAAGCGCCGTTCCGCGGTCAAGCAGATCGCGTCCGGCCGTTTCGGCGTGACCAGCCTGTACCTGACCAACGCCGACGATATCCAGATCAAGATGGCCCAGGGCGCCAAGCCCGGCGAGGGCGGCCAGCTGATGGCGCAGAAGGTCTACCCGTGGGTGGCCCGCACCCGCCACTCGACCCCCGGCGTCGGGCTCATTTCCCCGCCCCCGCACCACGACATCTACTCGATCGAGGACCTCGCGCAGCTGATTTATGACGCTAAGCGCGCCAACCCCTCGGCCCGGGTGCACGTCAAGCTCGTCTCCGAGGTGGGCATCGGCACAGTTGCCGCCGGTGTCACCAAGGCGAAGGCCGACGTCGTCCTGGTCTCCGGCCACGACGGCGGAACCGGCGCCTCGCCGCTGAACTCGCTCAAGCATGCCGGTGTCCCGTGGGAGCTCGGCCTGGCCGAGACCCAGCAGACCCTGATGCTCAACGGCCTGCGCGACCGCGTGGTGGTGCAGGTGGACGGCCAGCTCAAGACCGGACGCGACGTTGTGATCGCCGCGCTGCTGGGCGGCGAGGAGTTCGGCTTCGCCACCGCCCCGCTGGTGGTTGAAGGCTGCATCATGATGCGCGTCTGCCACCTGGACACCTGCCCGGTGGGCGTCGCGACGCAGAATCCTGAGCTGCGCGCCCGCTTCACCGGCAAGCCGGAGTTCGTGGTCAACTTCTTCGAGTTCCTGGCCGAGGAAGTCCGCGAGATCCTGGCGGAGCTGGGCTTCCGCAGCCTGGAGGAGGCAATCGGCCACGCCGAGGTGCTGGACGCCCGGGACGCCGTCAACCACTGGAAGGCCGACGGCCTGGACCTGGACCCCATCCTGCACGGGCTGGAGTTCGACGACGACGCTCCGCTGCGGAACCTGACCGGCCAGAACCACGAGCTGGACAAGCACTTCGACCAGCGCCTGATCACCATGGCCACGGAGGCGCTGACCGACCGCAGCCCGGTGAAGATCGCCGTCGACGTCATCAACACCGACCGCTCGGTGGGCACCATGCTGGGCCACGTCGTGACCAAGACGTTCGGCACGGATGTCCTGGCGACGGACACGATCGACATCACCCTTAGCGGCACCGCCGGCCAGTCGCTGGGCGCCTTCCTGCCCGCAGGCATCACGCTGCGGCTGTACGGCGACTCGAACGACTATGTGGGCAAGGGCCTCTCCGGCGGCCGCATCATCGTCCGCCCGGACCGGACCAACGTGTTCAAGGCGGAGACGAATGTCATCGCGGGCAACGTGATTGGCTACGGCGCCACCAGCGGCGAGATGTTCCTCCGCGGCCAGGTGGGCGAACGCTTCCTGGTCCGCAACTCGGGTGCCACCGCCGTCGTCGAAGGCATCGGTGACCACGGCTGCGAGTACATGACCGGCGGCCAGACGCTGATCATCGGCCGCACGGGCCGGAACTTCGGCGCCGGCATGTCCGGCGGAACCGCCTACGTCCTGGACCTGGACACCGCCCGGGTCAACAAGGAAGCCCTGCAGTCCGGCGAACTCCAGCTCCGCGAGCTGGATGCCGAGGACCGCGACATTGTGCACGGCCTGCTGGTCAAGCACGTTGAAGAAACTGATTCCCAGCTGGCTGCGCGCCTCCTCGAGAATTTCGATGACACCGCAGCCCGCATTACCAAGGTGCTGCCGCGCGACTACGCGGCCGTGCTGCAAACCCGTCTCGACGCCATCGAAGAGGGCCTGGACCCCGACGGCGAAGAAGTATGGTCTCGAATCCTGGAGGTGACCGGTGGCTGA
- the trpB gene encoding tryptophan synthase subunit beta, giving the protein MAEAPSGNADNNAAEAFLQGGSLKHAPGPYFGSYGGRWMPESLIAALDELEETFNKAKDDPEFRAQIADLNKNYSGRPSLLTEAKRFSQHAGGVRVFLKREDLNHTGSHKINNVLGQALLAKRMGKTRVIAETGAGQHGVASATAAALMGLECVVYMGAEDCRRQALNVARMELLGATVIPVTSGSQTLKDAINDALRDWVANVDNTHYLLGTAAGAHPFPAMVRYFHEVIGEEARAQILEQAGRLPDAVCACIGGGSNAIGIFHGFLDDPSVRIYGFEAGGDGVDTGRHAATITLGKPGVLHGARSYLMQDDDGQTIESHSISAGLDYPGVGPEHSYLADIGRVSYEPITDSEAMDSFRLLCRTEGIIPAIESSHALAGAIKVGQRLAAEAAEAGGSAEDKIIIVNLSGRGDKDVATAAEWFDLLDKDSAESEIGKEGEQL; this is encoded by the coding sequence ATGGCTGAAGCACCCTCAGGAAACGCTGACAACAACGCCGCAGAAGCATTCCTGCAGGGCGGCTCTCTCAAGCACGCCCCGGGACCCTACTTCGGAAGCTACGGCGGACGCTGGATGCCTGAATCCCTGATCGCCGCCCTGGACGAACTCGAGGAGACGTTCAACAAGGCCAAGGACGACCCCGAATTCCGGGCGCAGATCGCGGACCTCAACAAGAACTATTCCGGCCGGCCGTCGCTGCTGACCGAAGCAAAGCGCTTTTCCCAGCATGCCGGCGGCGTCCGGGTCTTCCTCAAGCGCGAGGACCTGAACCACACCGGTTCGCACAAGATCAACAACGTGCTGGGCCAGGCGCTGCTCGCCAAGCGCATGGGCAAGACCCGCGTCATCGCCGAGACCGGCGCCGGCCAGCACGGCGTGGCCAGCGCAACCGCTGCCGCCCTGATGGGCCTTGAGTGCGTTGTCTACATGGGCGCAGAGGACTGCCGCCGCCAGGCCCTCAACGTGGCCCGCATGGAGCTCCTGGGCGCGACCGTGATCCCTGTGACCAGCGGATCGCAGACCCTCAAGGACGCCATCAACGACGCCCTGCGCGACTGGGTGGCCAACGTGGACAACACCCACTACCTCCTGGGCACCGCCGCCGGCGCGCACCCGTTCCCGGCCATGGTCCGCTACTTCCATGAGGTCATCGGCGAAGAAGCCCGCGCCCAGATCCTTGAACAGGCCGGACGGCTGCCCGACGCCGTCTGCGCCTGCATCGGCGGCGGCTCCAACGCCATCGGCATTTTCCACGGCTTCCTGGACGATCCGTCCGTCAGGATCTACGGCTTCGAAGCCGGCGGCGACGGCGTGGACACCGGACGGCACGCGGCCACCATCACGCTGGGCAAGCCCGGCGTCCTCCACGGTGCGCGCTCCTACCTCATGCAGGACGACGACGGCCAGACCATCGAGTCCCACTCGATCTCCGCCGGCCTCGACTACCCCGGCGTAGGCCCGGAGCACTCCTACCTCGCCGACATCGGCCGGGTGAGCTACGAGCCCATCACGGACAGCGAGGCCATGGATTCCTTCCGGCTGCTGTGCCGCACGGAGGGCATTATTCCCGCCATTGAGTCCTCGCACGCCCTGGCCGGTGCCATCAAGGTAGGGCAGCGGCTGGCTGCCGAAGCCGCCGAGGCCGGCGGTTCCGCGGAGGACAAAATCATCATCGTGAACCTTTCCGGGCGCGGCGACAAGGACGTGGCCACCGCAGCCGAATGGTTCGACCTGTTGGACAAGGATTCCGCCGAGTCGGAAATCGGCAAAGAGGGGGAGCAGCTGTGA
- the lgt gene encoding prolipoprotein diacylglyceryl transferase — MQTLLQAAAMVPASIPSPDWSGFDIPLPWGTLRIHAYALCILAGIVAGLWLTSIRWAKRGAPEGSVWDIVVWAIPFGIIGGRLYHVVSSPDAYFGPGFDGTGDLSLIPQIQRGGLGIWGAVVLGVVGAWIGCRRSGVKLSAFLDAAAPGLLLAQAVGRWGNYFNQELFGGPTTLPWGLQIDADNPNFPAGTPADTLFHPTFLYESLWNVAGVVILLALDRKFNFRRSRLFWLYAMYYTLGRVWIEAMRIDDAEQISLFGITTRLNVWTSIFVFLAALVAFILLGMKKRTEPDSPYLPGREPARDDDRTAAVEGGDEVRDPDPVVSDSESRDNLPDNQSGSRHASVPTEEAAAAPAGPTPGPDATVAGKSGSTATGSAPEAGTTK, encoded by the coding sequence ATGCAGACCCTCCTCCAGGCAGCAGCAATGGTGCCGGCCAGCATTCCGAGCCCGGACTGGTCCGGCTTCGACATTCCCCTGCCGTGGGGAACGCTGCGCATCCACGCCTACGCCCTGTGCATCCTGGCAGGCATTGTGGCGGGCCTGTGGCTCACCTCCATCCGCTGGGCCAAGCGCGGAGCACCTGAAGGAAGCGTCTGGGACATCGTGGTCTGGGCCATTCCCTTCGGCATCATCGGCGGCCGCCTGTACCATGTGGTCTCGTCGCCGGACGCCTACTTCGGCCCCGGTTTTGACGGCACAGGCGACCTTTCCCTGATCCCGCAGATCCAGCGCGGCGGCCTCGGCATCTGGGGTGCCGTGGTCCTCGGCGTCGTGGGCGCGTGGATCGGTTGCCGCCGCAGCGGCGTCAAGCTCAGCGCCTTCCTGGACGCGGCGGCGCCCGGACTGCTGCTGGCCCAGGCCGTGGGCCGCTGGGGCAACTACTTCAACCAGGAACTCTTCGGCGGGCCCACCACCCTGCCGTGGGGCCTGCAGATTGACGCAGACAACCCGAACTTTCCGGCCGGAACCCCGGCGGACACCCTGTTCCACCCCACGTTCCTGTACGAATCACTGTGGAACGTGGCCGGCGTCGTCATCCTGCTCGCTCTGGACCGGAAGTTCAACTTCCGCCGCAGCCGGCTGTTCTGGCTTTATGCCATGTACTACACCCTGGGCCGGGTCTGGATCGAGGCGATGCGCATCGACGACGCCGAGCAGATCTCCCTGTTCGGCATCACCACCCGCCTGAACGTGTGGACCAGCATTTTCGTGTTCCTGGCCGCGCTCGTGGCGTTCATCCTGCTGGGCATGAAGAAGCGGACAGAGCCGGACAGCCCCTATCTTCCGGGCCGGGAGCCCGCCAGGGACGATGATCGGACGGCGGCCGTGGAGGGCGGCGACGAGGTCCGGGATCCGGACCCTGTTGTCTCAGATAGTGAATCGCGTGATAATCTCCCTGATAACCAAAGCGGTTCCCGGCATGCTTCCGTCCCAACGGAAGAGGCCGCGGCTGCGCCGGCGGGCCCCACGCCCGGACCGGACGCAACAGTTGCCGGAAAGTCCGGCAGCACAGCCACAGGAAGCGCGCCGGAAGCCGGCACTACCAAGTAG
- the trpA gene encoding tryptophan synthase subunit alpha, with product MSTAQTTSKSAAAIDKARAEGRAALIGYLPAGYPSVEETIAAGIALAENGADLIEIGIPYSDPVMDGQVIQAATTEALAKGFSVRQVFDVVAGITSKTDAAVLVMTYWNPVVRMGVDEFSRRLSEAGGAGLITPDLIPDEAAEWMEASDKYGLDRVFLVAPSSTAERMQRTVDASRGFVYAVSIMGVTGARTSVSTAAKDVVAAAHAAGAERVCVGLGVSTADQVREIAAYAEGVIVGTALVAAIRDGGVDAVAALTKDLSTGLSRTGLTREEA from the coding sequence GTGAGCACCGCACAGACCACCAGCAAGTCAGCCGCGGCCATTGACAAGGCCCGTGCTGAAGGCCGCGCCGCGCTGATCGGCTACCTGCCCGCCGGCTACCCCAGCGTGGAGGAGACCATCGCCGCAGGCATTGCCCTGGCTGAGAATGGTGCCGACCTGATCGAGATCGGTATTCCCTACTCCGACCCCGTCATGGACGGCCAGGTCATCCAGGCCGCCACCACCGAGGCACTTGCCAAGGGCTTCTCCGTGCGCCAGGTCTTTGATGTGGTTGCCGGCATCACCAGCAAGACGGACGCCGCCGTCCTGGTGATGACCTACTGGAATCCCGTGGTCCGGATGGGCGTGGACGAGTTCTCCCGCCGCCTGTCCGAAGCCGGGGGAGCAGGGCTCATCACCCCTGACCTCATCCCCGATGAGGCAGCGGAGTGGATGGAAGCATCGGATAAATACGGGCTGGACCGGGTGTTCCTCGTGGCGCCGTCGTCCACGGCCGAGCGCATGCAGCGCACCGTGGACGCGAGCCGCGGCTTCGTCTACGCAGTGTCCATCATGGGGGTCACCGGCGCCCGGACGTCCGTCAGCACCGCAGCCAAGGACGTGGTGGCGGCGGCACACGCCGCAGGCGCCGAACGCGTGTGCGTCGGACTGGGCGTCTCCACTGCGGACCAGGTCCGCGAGATCGCCGCCTACGCCGAAGGCGTCATTGTGGGCACCGCCCTGGTGGCCGCAATCCGCGACGGCGGGGTGGACGCAGTAGCCGCCCTCACCAAGGACCTCAGCACCGGACTGAGCCGCACCGGACTGACCAGGGAAGAAGCCTAG
- a CDS encoding glutamate synthase subunit beta — MADPRGFLKVRQRETQPRRPVSVRIMDWKEVYEAQEKGTLKAQAGRCMDCGVPFCHQGCPLGNLIPEWNDLMWRDKGEEAIERLHATNNFPEFTGRLCPAPCEASCVLGINQPAVTIKQVEVSIIDEAWDNGWVEPLPPARLTGKTVAVVGSGPAGLAVAQQLTRVGHTVAVYERDDKIGGLLRYGIPDFKMEKEQVDRRVEQMKAEGTRFRTGVAVGTDVTWEQLRRRYDAVVVCTGATVPRDLPIPGRDLDGVHFAMDYLVPANRAVAGEHIENQIHAQGKHVVILGGGDTGADCLGTAHRHGAASVTTLAIGKQPPAERASHQPWPTFPNLFEVASAHEEGGERTYLASTVEFVGENGKLTGVKVAETEFVDGKRLPKAGTERIIPADLVFLSLGFTGAEPAGITEQVKAEFDGRGNVSRDGYYMTNTEGVFVAGDAGRGQSLIVWAIAEGRAAAAAVDKFLMGSTILPAPVAPTDRAIAVL, encoded by the coding sequence GTGGCTGATCCACGCGGATTTCTGAAAGTACGCCAGCGGGAAACCCAGCCGCGCCGTCCCGTTTCCGTCCGCATCATGGACTGGAAGGAAGTGTACGAGGCGCAGGAAAAGGGCACGCTGAAGGCGCAGGCCGGCCGCTGCATGGACTGCGGCGTCCCGTTCTGCCACCAGGGCTGCCCGCTGGGCAACCTGATTCCCGAGTGGAACGACCTCATGTGGCGGGACAAGGGCGAGGAAGCGATCGAGCGCCTGCACGCCACGAACAACTTCCCGGAATTCACCGGCCGCCTGTGCCCCGCTCCGTGCGAGGCGTCCTGCGTCCTGGGGATCAACCAGCCTGCCGTCACCATCAAGCAGGTGGAAGTCTCCATCATCGACGAGGCCTGGGACAACGGCTGGGTGGAGCCGCTGCCTCCCGCCCGGTTGACCGGCAAGACGGTGGCCGTCGTTGGCTCCGGACCCGCCGGCCTGGCGGTGGCCCAGCAGCTGACTCGCGTGGGCCACACCGTCGCGGTGTACGAACGCGACGACAAGATCGGCGGCCTGCTGCGCTACGGGATCCCCGACTTCAAGATGGAGAAGGAGCAGGTGGACCGCCGCGTCGAGCAGATGAAGGCGGAAGGCACCCGCTTCCGGACCGGCGTCGCCGTGGGCACCGACGTGACGTGGGAGCAGCTGCGCCGGCGCTATGACGCCGTCGTGGTCTGCACGGGCGCCACCGTGCCGCGCGACCTGCCCATCCCGGGCCGGGACCTTGACGGCGTGCACTTCGCCATGGACTACCTGGTCCCGGCAAACCGCGCCGTCGCGGGGGAGCACATCGAAAACCAGATCCACGCCCAGGGCAAGCATGTTGTGATCCTCGGCGGCGGTGACACCGGGGCGGACTGCCTGGGCACCGCGCACCGCCACGGTGCGGCATCGGTGACCACCCTCGCCATCGGCAAGCAGCCGCCGGCCGAGCGTGCCAGCCACCAGCCGTGGCCCACGTTCCCCAACCTCTTCGAGGTAGCCAGCGCCCACGAGGAAGGCGGTGAGCGCACGTACCTTGCCTCCACCGTCGAGTTCGTGGGCGAGAACGGCAAGCTGACCGGCGTCAAGGTTGCCGAGACTGAATTCGTGGACGGCAAGCGCCTGCCCAAGGCCGGCACCGAGCGGATCATCCCCGCGGACCTGGTGTTCCTGTCGCTGGGATTCACCGGCGCCGAGCCCGCCGGGATCACCGAACAGGTCAAGGCTGAGTTCGACGGCCGCGGCAATGTGTCCCGCGACGGCTACTACATGACCAACACCGAGGGCGTCTTCGTGGCCGGCGACGCGGGCCGCGGACAGTCCCTCATTGTGTGGGCCATCGCCGAAGGCCGCGCCGCGGCTGCAGCAGTGGACAAGTTCCTGATGGGGAGCACCATCCTTCCCGCCCCCGTGGCCCCCACGGACCGCGCCATCGCCGTGCTCTAG
- the trpC gene encoding indole-3-glycerol phosphate synthase TrpC yields the protein MSTVLDDINAGVREDMEARKQLVSLAELKDLAEAAAPARDAWAALGGTSPSRNELKVIAEIKRRSPSKGDLAAIGDPASLARQYADGGASVISVLTEQRRFNGSLADLDAVRAAVDVPLLRKDFTLDEYQIWEARAHGADLILLIVAALSDAQLAEFSGLSHELGMNVLVETHTEEEIERAVAAQARIIGVNVRNLKTLDVDRSVFASLAGRIPAGAVVVAESGVRDAGDVTHYAASGANAVLVGEALVSHSTPRERIAEFKAAGAAAIAARG from the coding sequence ATGTCCACTGTTCTCGATGACATCAATGCTGGTGTCAGGGAGGATATGGAGGCCCGGAAGCAGCTCGTTTCGCTGGCCGAACTGAAGGACCTGGCGGAGGCGGCGGCACCTGCCCGCGACGCGTGGGCAGCCCTTGGCGGAACCTCCCCGTCACGGAACGAGCTCAAGGTCATCGCGGAAATCAAACGCCGCAGCCCCTCCAAGGGAGACCTCGCCGCCATCGGCGATCCCGCGTCCCTCGCCCGGCAGTACGCCGACGGCGGTGCCTCCGTCATCAGCGTCCTCACCGAGCAGCGCCGCTTCAACGGGTCCCTGGCCGACCTCGATGCGGTGCGCGCCGCCGTCGACGTGCCGCTGCTGCGGAAAGACTTCACGCTGGACGAGTACCAGATCTGGGAGGCCCGCGCCCACGGCGCGGACCTGATCCTGCTCATCGTTGCTGCACTCTCGGACGCCCAGCTCGCCGAATTCAGCGGCCTCAGCCACGAACTTGGGATGAACGTCCTTGTGGAGACGCACACGGAAGAGGAAATCGAGCGGGCAGTGGCCGCGCAGGCGCGCATCATCGGCGTCAACGTGCGGAACCTGAAGACGCTCGACGTCGACCGTTCAGTTTTCGCTTCCCTGGCCGGACGGATCCCGGCCGGCGCAGTCGTGGTGGCCGAGTCCGGCGTCCGCGACGCCGGCGACGTCACCCACTACGCCGCCAGCGGCGCTAACGCCGTGCTTGTGGGCGAGGCGCTGGTCAGCCACTCGACGCCGCGGGAGCGGATCGCCGAGTTCAAGGCAGCCGGCGCCGCCGCGATAGCAGCCCGGGGCTGA